One Panicum virgatum strain AP13 chromosome 3N, P.virgatum_v5, whole genome shotgun sequence DNA segment encodes these proteins:
- the LOC120665423 gene encoding probable receptor-like protein kinase At1g11050: MRTAEMLRPLALVVALFLLVSAPAGAAGAGGAGGGGNATSEPCPLDLGYVRTFPWDPTPCAGGAPNMTACCQTLLSLLGIGLAERLRATGRFRLPSAAASVACLNGFSELISGAPAGLPGSSLVPQCFPEPGQFAITPSYCAGVSTAAEFEAAVGNDSVRVLNSSCGPDLASPATCAQCYAAGVAATAHLTTAAANDSKSGSCFYLSVLYAAGVSNAAGPAYPPTAACAFGLGLSTPPSKPSESSNAAIYAATIPVAFVLLASLLAFFLWRKRRHANSKKKKIKKNPKICEEGSGERRSHPRPNTGSILFDIAELAKATNGFAERNLVGRGGFGAVYRGVLADGSVVAVKKMLDPDMEGGDEEFTNEVEIISHLRHRNLVPLRGCCIADDDVEEGKQRFLVYDFMPNGALEDFIFRDTEPAAKRPPLTWAQRRSIILDVARGLEYLHYGVKPAIYHRDIKATNILLDGEMRARVADFGLARRSREGQSHLTTRVAGTHGYLAPEYALYGQLTEKSDVYSFGVLLLEIMSARRVLDMTSPAGPVLITDWAWTLVKAGQAREVLDEALSTAESPRSGVMEKFVLVGILCAHVMVALRPTIGEALRMLEGDMDVPELPDRPLPYGHSVMFSEAGSNFSASPAFSGPLAPFMDNGDMLRLT; this comes from the exons ATGCGGACCGCGGAGATGCTCCGGCCGCTCGCGCTCGTCGTCGCCCTCTTCTTGCTCGTCAGCGCGCCGGCGGGTGCCgcgggggcgggcggcgccggcggcggcgggaacgcGACGTCGGAGCCGTGCCCGCTCGACCTCGGCTACGTGCGGACGTTCCCGTGGGACCCGACGCCGTGCGCCGGGGGCGCGCCCAACATGACGGCCTGCTGCCAGACGCTGCTCTCCCTGCTCGGCATCGGCCTCGCGGAGCGCCTCCGCGCCACGGGCCGCTTCCGCctcccgtcggcggcggcctcggtggCCTGCCTCAACGGCTTCTCGGAGCTGATctccggcgcgccggcgggccTCCCGGGCTCCTCCCTGGTGCCGCAGTGCTTCCCGGAGCCGGGCCAGTTCGCCATCACCCCGTCCTACTGCGCTGGCGTCTCCACCGCCGCGGAATTCGAGGCCGCCGTCGGGAATGACTCCGTCCGGGTGCTGAACTCCTCCTGCGGCCCCGACCTCGCCTCGCCGGCTACCTGCGCGCAATGTTACGCAGCCGgtgtcgccgccaccgcgcacCTCACCACCGCCGCGGCCAACGACAGCAAGTCGGGCTCCTGCTTCTACCTCTCCGTCCTCTACGCCGCCGGCGTGTCCAACGCCGCTGGGCCCGCCTACCCGCCCACCGCTGCCTGCGCGTTCGGCCTCGGCCTCTCCACCCCTCCCTCCAAGCCGTCCGAGTCGAGCAACGCCGCCATCTACGCCGCCACCATCCCAGTCGCCTTCGTCCTCCTCGCGTCGCTCCTCGCTTTCTTCCTTTGGAGGAAGCGTCGGCATGCCAatagcaagaagaagaagatcaagaagaaccCCAAGATCTGTGAAGAGGGGTCGGGGGAGCGGCGGTCGCACCCGCGGCCCAACACCGGGTCGATTCTGTTCGATATTGCCGAGCTCGCCAAGGCCACCAATGGCTTCGCCGAGCGCAACCTCGTCGGCCGCGGCGGGTTCGGGGCCGTCTACCGAGGCGTGCTCGCGGATGGGTCCGTGGTCGCCGTCAAGAAGATGCTGGACCCGGACATGGAGGGCGGGGACGAGGAGTTCACCAACGAGGTGGAGATCATCAGCCACCTCCGGCACCGGAACCTGGTGCCCCTCCGCGGCTGCTGCATCGCCGACGATGATGTCGAGGAAGGGAAGCAGAGGTTCCTCGTCTACGACTTCATGCCCAACGGCGCGCTCGAGGACTTCATCTTCAGGGACACGGAGCCGGCGGCCAAGCGGCCGCCGTTGACCTGGGCGCAGCGGCGAAGCATCATCCTGGACGTGGCCAGGGGCCTCGAGTACCTGCATTACGGCGTCAAGCCGGCCATCTACCACCGCGACATCAAGGCGACCAACATCCTGCTCGACGGCGAGatgcgcgcgcgcgtggcggACTTCGGCCTCGCCCGGAGGAGCCGCGAAGGGCAGTCGCACCTCACGACGCGCGTCGCCGGGACGCACGGCTATCTGGCCCCGGAGTACGCGCTCTACGGGCAGCTCACGGAGAAGAgcgacgtgtacagcttcggcGTGCTGCTGCTCGAGATCATGAGCGCGCGGCGGGTGCTCGACATGACATCCCCGGCAGGGCCCGTGCTGATCACCGACTGGGCGTGGACGCTCGTCAAGGCCGGCCAGGCGAGGGAGGTGCTCGACGAGGCGCTGTCCACCGCCGAGAGCCCGCGGAGCGGGGTCATGGAGAAGTTCGTGCTCGTCGGGATCCTATGTGCGCACGTGATGGTGGCGCTCCGGCcgaccatcggcgaggcgctgaGGATGCTGGAGGGGGACATGGACGTGCCGGAGCTGCCGGACCGGCCGCTGCCGTACGGGCACAGCGTCATGTTCAGCGAAGCCGGAAGCAATTTCAGCGCCTCACCGGCGTTCAGTGGCCCGTTGGCCCCGTTCATGGATAATGGGGACATGCTCAG ATTGACATGA
- the LOC120665424 gene encoding MADS-box transcription factor 4-like codes for MGRGKIEIKRIENSTNRQVTFSKRRAGLVKKAREIGVLCDAEVGVVIFSSGGKLYDYCSPRTSLSRILEKYQTNSGKILWDEKHKSLSAEIDRVKKENDNMQIELRHLKGEDLNSLPPTELIAIEEALQNGQTNQRDKLMDHWRMHKRNGKMLEDEHKMLSFRMAYQHQQEAELSGGMRELEIGYHQVQHDRDFTSQMPFTFRVQPSHPNLQEDE; via the exons ATGGGGCGCGGCAAGATCGAGATCAAGAGGATCGAGAACTCCACCAACCGCCAGGTGACCTTCTCCAAGCGCCGGGCCGGGCTCGTCAAGAAGGCCCGCGAGATCGGCGTGCTCTGCGACGCCGAGGTCGGCGTCGTCATCTTCTCCAGCGGCGGCAAGCTCTACGACTACTGCTCGCCCAGGACCTC GCTATCCaggatcttggagaagtaccagACCAACTCCGGGAAGATATTGTGGGATGAGAAGCACAAG AGCCTAAGTGCAGAGATCGACAGGGTCAAGAAGGAGAACGACAACATGCAGATTGAGCTCAG GCATCTGAAAGGCGAGGATCTGAACTCCCTGCCGCCCACGGAGCTGATCGCCATCGAGGAGGCGCTCCAGAACGGGCAGACCAACCAGCGCGACAAGCTG ATGGACCACTGGAGGATGCACAAGAGGAAC GGGAAGATGCTGGAGGACGAGCACAAGATGCTGTCCTTTAGGATG GCCTACCAGCACCAACAGGAAGCCGAGCTCAGCGGAGGCATGAGGGAGTTGGAGATTGGGTACCACCAGGTCCAGCATGACAGGGATTTCACTTCGCAGATGCCGTTCACCTTCCGGGTGCAGCCCAGCCACCCCAACTTGCAGGAAGACGAGTAG